Proteins from a single region of Chryseomicrobium sp. FSL W7-1435:
- a CDS encoding FAD-dependent oxidoreductase gives MVEVCIIGSGLAGLTVAAHLPSNLSCLIVSDAATSGNSWLAQGGIAAALDSSDTTERHLADTLDAGDHHVDGEVARYLVEYGKEFVREALHQGFPADRMPDGSLNLGTEAAHSSKRILHAGGDQTGYHWMTHITELTNKLQRIENVRVHSLVVDNGRCQGVRIYSASHEIQTIFARVVILATGGIGDLFSVTSNSRAASGTGLSLAYHAGAALSDLEFIQFHPTVAVEDNKTIGLVTEAVRGAGATFCDVFGQSLPINPLAPRDATARAVEEYWQRGFAVYLNVAHIDNLDERFPTIKETLQKMNNQQLASLGRIPVRPGAHFHMGGVSADITGRTSLPGLYAVGEVACTGVHGANRLASNSLLECLVLGNLAAKAIAEECKSPTPNLDLIREILPTPFQVKEVSRRKLTEVLGVIRDEHIEAFSQSLPVTRWDLEAVAASEIESLHRYTTVSLLTKAASLRTESRGAHFRKDHPEATDAWLGKVIVHSDGTEQLHERKLHATKERVLL, from the coding sequence ATGGTCGAAGTTTGTATTATTGGATCTGGGTTAGCTGGATTAACTGTGGCTGCTCATCTTCCTTCAAATCTCTCTTGTTTGATCGTGTCAGACGCAGCTACATCAGGCAACAGCTGGCTCGCACAAGGTGGCATCGCAGCCGCTCTAGATAGCTCGGATACTACCGAACGCCATCTAGCCGACACACTAGATGCTGGTGATCACCATGTGGATGGTGAGGTTGCCCGCTATTTAGTGGAATACGGAAAAGAATTTGTCAGAGAAGCTCTTCACCAAGGTTTTCCCGCTGATCGAATGCCAGATGGGTCGTTGAACTTAGGGACTGAAGCAGCTCACTCCTCAAAGCGCATCCTTCATGCCGGAGGAGATCAAACAGGTTATCACTGGATGACTCACATAACTGAGCTAACAAACAAGTTGCAGCGCATTGAAAACGTTCGCGTCCATTCATTAGTAGTCGACAACGGTCGTTGTCAAGGTGTCCGCATTTATTCAGCCAGTCATGAAATTCAGACCATTTTTGCACGGGTGGTCATTCTGGCAACCGGTGGAATTGGAGACTTATTTTCTGTCACTTCCAATTCCCGCGCTGCTTCAGGTACCGGTTTATCGTTGGCCTATCACGCAGGGGCCGCCTTAAGTGATTTAGAATTTATTCAATTCCATCCGACAGTTGCAGTCGAGGACAATAAGACAATCGGGTTGGTCACAGAAGCGGTTCGCGGAGCTGGCGCAACGTTTTGTGACGTGTTTGGCCAGTCACTTCCTATTAACCCACTGGCTCCTCGTGACGCAACTGCACGAGCGGTTGAAGAATATTGGCAAAGAGGCTTTGCTGTCTATTTAAACGTTGCCCATATAGACAACCTAGATGAACGTTTTCCTACTATAAAAGAAACGTTGCAGAAAATGAACAATCAACAGTTAGCCTCGCTTGGCCGAATCCCAGTTCGTCCTGGTGCACATTTTCATATGGGCGGTGTATCAGCAGACATTACAGGTAGAACTTCTCTGCCTGGACTGTATGCGGTGGGAGAAGTGGCATGCACCGGAGTTCATGGAGCCAATCGTCTTGCTAGTAATTCACTGTTAGAGTGTCTTGTGTTGGGTAATCTAGCAGCAAAAGCCATTGCCGAAGAGTGCAAGTCCCCCACTCCTAACTTAGACCTAATCCGAGAAATCTTACCGACTCCATTTCAAGTAAAAGAGGTATCTAGACGAAAACTCACGGAAGTATTAGGGGTAATTCGAGATGAACACATCGAAGCTTTTTCACAATCACTTCCGGTTACTAGATGGGATTTAGAAGCAGTTGCCGCCTCTGAAATTGAGTCACTTCATAGATACACAACTGTTTCACTACTTACTAAGGCCGCCAGCTTACGAACAGAGAGCCGTGGTGCTCATTTCCGAAAAGATCATCCAGAGGCAACGGATGCGTGGTTAGGAAAAGTGATTGTTCACTCTGACGGTACTGAACAGTTACACGAACGAAAACTACATGCTACCAAAGAGAGGGTATTATTGTGA
- the nadC gene encoding carboxylating nicotinate-nucleotide diphosphorylase, which translates to MNSLLVEEKLRNFFLEDIGEDDLSSRVFAPDHYSVAIVRAKERGVACGVHLFEIGFRLLDPRVKVVLHIQDGELFELGTALVELEGPTRSILSGERVLLNLMQRMSSIATLTHQCVEQLTGSATQLVDTRKTTAGLRMFEKYAVRIGGGKNHRNGLYDAVMLKDNHIAACGSITEAVKKARQQVGPVVKIEVEIETEEQLREAIAAQPDVIMIDNQSPATVKKWVQLVPQPILTEASGGITPETLAAYGDTGVNMISMGALTHSLKQIDLSLNVTSSHKEAVQ; encoded by the coding sequence GTGAATTCATTACTCGTTGAAGAAAAATTACGCAATTTTTTCTTAGAAGATATCGGTGAAGATGACCTGTCCAGTCGTGTATTTGCCCCGGATCATTATTCAGTTGCCATTGTTCGTGCTAAAGAACGAGGTGTAGCTTGTGGAGTGCATCTATTTGAAATTGGCTTTCGCCTACTCGATCCACGTGTAAAGGTTGTGCTACATATTCAGGATGGAGAATTATTTGAACTAGGCACAGCCCTTGTTGAACTAGAGGGTCCTACCCGCTCTATCCTTTCCGGAGAACGCGTCTTGTTAAATCTAATGCAGCGCATGTCGTCGATTGCTACTCTTACTCACCAATGTGTAGAGCAGCTAACTGGCTCTGCTACTCAACTCGTAGATACTCGAAAAACGACAGCGGGTCTTCGTATGTTTGAAAAGTATGCTGTACGTATCGGTGGAGGTAAAAATCACCGCAACGGTTTATATGACGCCGTCATGTTGAAAGATAATCACATTGCTGCTTGTGGTTCTATTACTGAAGCTGTTAAAAAAGCACGTCAACAAGTAGGTCCTGTAGTAAAAATCGAAGTCGAAATCGAAACAGAAGAACAATTGAGAGAGGCCATTGCGGCTCAACCCGATGTAATCATGATCGATAACCAATCTCCTGCTACCGTAAAGAAGTGGGTACAACTAGTACCTCAGCCAATTTTAACGGAAGCATCGGGTGGTATTACACCTGAAACTTTAGCAGCGTATGGAGACACAGGCGTAAATATGATTTCTATGGGTGCATTGACACATAGCTTGAAACAAATCGACCTGAGTTTAAATGTTACATCATCACATAAGGAGGCTGTTCAATGA
- a CDS encoding contact-dependent growth inhibition system immunity protein: MHRTYTLYDLQHDSSTVPSSLLSTDYVEFWFKSIEHQQICHLSTHDLCRLIQLQVLTEFLLPESLHRLYKNPVIGATYDGQLLQTVALDIPINFWIENPEIHNSMKEFLVMMRTFRIAETFIWKNDVEKKDYLYALEFLNRITT; encoded by the coding sequence ATGCACAGAACGTATACGTTGTATGATCTTCAGCACGACTCAAGTACAGTCCCTTCTTCCCTGCTTTCAACTGATTATGTCGAATTCTGGTTCAAGTCAATTGAACATCAACAAATTTGTCATCTATCTACTCACGACTTGTGTCGACTAATTCAATTGCAGGTGCTAACAGAATTTCTTTTGCCTGAGAGCTTGCATCGTCTCTACAAAAATCCGGTAATTGGTGCTACGTACGATGGACAACTACTTCAAACAGTGGCTTTAGACATCCCGATTAATTTTTGGATAGAGAATCCTGAAATCCATAATTCAATGAAAGAGTTTTTGGTGATGATGCGAACATTTCGTATTGCGGAAACTTTTATTTGGAAGAATGACGTGGAGAAAAAAGATTATTTATATGCGTTAGAGTTTTTAAATAGAATCACGACATAA
- a CDS encoding sensor histidine kinase yields the protein MNRSSLQFRLAKYMLILAMVVLVLVITASYFVMAHSVRQEIGERALNIAETTAQHPEIIRALQSDTPSLAVQELALSIQQEVEAQYVVVGDENEIRYAHPIADRIGEKMVGDDNTRALENGESYISEATGTLGKAIRGKAPVVDADGTIIGIVSVGFLLDNIFLINLQYAKYLAIIFIVASLLSVILSRFLSGRIKKQLLDYEPVEIASLLSQRNALLESIREAIIVIDNKGMITLSNPAADAYFPALPSLKGQIIENIIPQTRLVKVLQSGKVELDQVISLNGIQTLVNRIPISKDGKVTGAVASFRRIEDIDAIAEELAQTKDYIESLRAQTHEHQNFLYMISGLLQLKEYDEAIEFIHHEQLETTSLLAFITKHIEDTHLNAMVIGFYNRARELKIHLELDEDSACSTLPPTIAKHLLLPLLSNLVVNAFEAVDTHRESERIVRFYVKESDTEFIFEIEDSGPGISPEKLPQLLEGKQSTKNKTTRGYGLAIVQENLNLLSGQLSVEHGDLGGALFVVSIPIGGKRNDGSN from the coding sequence ATGAACCGCTCAAGTTTACAGTTTCGTTTAGCCAAATACATGCTCATTCTTGCTATGGTTGTGCTTGTGCTCGTTATCACTGCGTCTTACTTCGTAATGGCTCATAGTGTTCGACAGGAAATTGGGGAAAGGGCACTAAACATCGCTGAGACTACTGCACAGCATCCTGAAATTATCAGAGCCTTGCAATCTGATACACCGTCACTTGCAGTGCAAGAGTTAGCCTTATCTATTCAGCAAGAAGTCGAAGCACAATATGTAGTTGTTGGAGATGAAAATGAAATTCGCTATGCGCACCCAATTGCAGATCGAATAGGCGAAAAAATGGTGGGCGATGATAATACGCGAGCTCTAGAAAATGGGGAATCTTACATTTCAGAAGCGACTGGTACACTGGGCAAGGCAATAAGAGGAAAAGCGCCTGTGGTGGATGCTGATGGAACAATTATAGGGATCGTCTCAGTAGGTTTTTTATTAGACAATATTTTCTTGATCAATCTTCAATATGCTAAGTACCTTGCCATTATCTTTATTGTAGCTTCCCTTCTGTCGGTAATACTCTCTCGCTTCTTATCGGGAAGAATTAAAAAACAGCTACTTGATTATGAACCAGTAGAAATCGCTTCCCTTCTTTCACAACGAAATGCTCTTTTGGAATCCATTCGCGAAGCCATCATTGTGATTGATAACAAAGGAATGATTACGTTAAGCAATCCCGCAGCAGATGCTTATTTCCCAGCGCTGCCTTCTCTTAAAGGCCAAATTATCGAAAATATAATTCCCCAAACAAGATTAGTAAAAGTGCTTCAAAGCGGGAAAGTGGAACTGGATCAGGTTATTTCTTTAAATGGCATTCAAACACTGGTCAATAGAATTCCCATTAGCAAAGACGGTAAAGTGACCGGTGCTGTAGCCAGTTTTCGAAGAATCGAGGATATTGATGCAATTGCCGAAGAACTCGCACAAACCAAGGACTATATTGAATCCTTAAGGGCCCAAACACATGAACATCAAAATTTTCTTTATATGATTTCAGGCTTACTCCAATTAAAGGAGTATGACGAGGCAATCGAGTTCATTCATCATGAACAACTAGAAACTACATCCCTTTTGGCTTTTATCACCAAACACATTGAAGACACACATTTGAACGCGATGGTCATAGGTTTTTATAACCGTGCGCGAGAGTTGAAAATCCACCTTGAACTTGATGAAGATAGCGCGTGCTCGACTTTACCGCCTACCATCGCAAAGCATTTGCTTCTACCACTCCTAAGCAATTTAGTAGTGAATGCTTTTGAGGCAGTAGATACTCATAGAGAATCAGAGCGGATTGTTAGATTCTATGTCAAAGAGAGTGATACGGAGTTTATTTTTGAAATTGAAGATTCTGGTCCAGGAATATCGCCAGAGAAATTACCACAGTTATTAGAAGGAAAGCAATCCACTAAAAATAAAACTACTCGTGGCTATGGTCTAGCCATTGTTCAAGAAAATTTAAACTTGTTATCTGGGCAATTGTCGGTAGAGCATGGAGATTTAGGGGGAGCACTCTTTGTTGTCTCCATTCCCATAGGAGGAAAACGCAATGACGGATCTAATTGA
- a CDS encoding glycosyltransferase has product MTAVWEAILIFFGRFLIFYMIGVIVIYTFMLLMSLLKLRKEYQLDKEELDDDFLSSYYSKPVSILVPAFNEEKGVVDSVRSLLSLRYPQFEIIVINDGSTDLTKETMITYFAMKKMNKVIRRQLESEEIEAVYQSSIHPNLLLVDKVNGGKADALNAGINVSRFPYICSIDGDSILEERSLLRIMKPIVGSNGQVIAAGGNVRIANGLFVEHGSISSPALPNNLIVVMQAVEYLRAFLMGRIALSQFNLVLIISGAFSVFSKAWVIRAGGYAKNTIGEDMELVVRLHRILAESKEKKRIEFVPDPVCWTEVPSKLSVLRTQRRRWHQGLTESLWRHKRMTFNPKYGAVGMVSMPYFWLVEFLGPIIEIGGYIYLVFALFAGEVYIEIAILLALLLILYGSVFSMGSVLMEAWSVNRYPRIRDIYRLLIMALTEIFWYRPLTLLWRVEGLVRTLFRKREWGKMERTGFQKKEMTP; this is encoded by the coding sequence ATGACAGCTGTCTGGGAAGCAATATTAATTTTCTTTGGGCGCTTTCTAATTTTTTATATGATTGGTGTCATCGTTATCTACACTTTTATGTTGCTCATGTCATTACTGAAATTAAGAAAAGAGTACCAGTTAGATAAAGAAGAACTGGATGATGACTTTCTCTCCAGTTATTATTCAAAACCGGTCTCAATCCTAGTGCCAGCATTTAATGAAGAAAAAGGTGTAGTGGATAGCGTGAGATCGCTACTCAGCTTGCGCTATCCCCAATTCGAAATAATTGTTATCAATGATGGATCTACAGACTTAACAAAAGAAACCATGATAACTTACTTTGCTATGAAAAAAATGAACAAAGTCATTCGACGTCAATTAGAGAGTGAAGAAATTGAAGCCGTTTATCAATCCTCCATTCACCCCAACCTCCTTTTGGTAGACAAAGTAAATGGAGGAAAGGCAGATGCCCTAAATGCTGGTATTAACGTTTCACGCTTTCCGTATATCTGTTCAATCGATGGGGATTCCATCCTTGAGGAGCGTTCATTGTTACGTATTATGAAACCGATTGTTGGTTCAAACGGTCAAGTAATAGCAGCAGGAGGAAATGTGCGGATCGCCAATGGCCTTTTCGTGGAACACGGTTCCATCTCGAGTCCTGCGTTACCTAATAACTTGATTGTTGTTATGCAGGCCGTGGAGTATTTACGAGCATTCCTAATGGGCAGAATTGCACTCAGTCAGTTCAATCTAGTGTTAATTATTTCAGGGGCATTCTCTGTATTTTCTAAGGCCTGGGTGATTCGTGCAGGTGGCTATGCCAAAAATACAATTGGAGAAGACATGGAGCTGGTCGTAAGGCTGCACCGTATACTAGCAGAGAGTAAAGAGAAGAAACGAATTGAATTTGTTCCAGACCCAGTGTGTTGGACAGAAGTTCCTTCTAAGTTATCTGTTCTACGAACGCAACGCAGAAGGTGGCATCAAGGATTAACGGAAAGTCTTTGGCGGCATAAGCGTATGACGTTCAACCCAAAATACGGAGCTGTAGGTATGGTGTCGATGCCGTACTTTTGGCTAGTGGAATTTTTAGGACCGATTATTGAAATCGGTGGATACATTTATCTGGTCTTCGCTTTGTTTGCTGGAGAGGTGTATATCGAAATAGCTATTTTACTTGCACTGCTCCTGATCTTATACGGAAGTGTTTTCTCAATGGGGTCTGTTTTAATGGAAGCGTGGAGTGTAAACCGCTATCCGAGGATTCGAGATATTTATCGCTTACTAATTATGGCTTTGACTGAAATCTTCTGGTATCGTCCTCTTACATTGCTATGGCGAGTAGAAGGGTTAGTGCGCACTTTGTTCCGAAAAAGGGAATGGGGCAAAATGGAACGTACTGGCTTTCAAAAGAAGGAGATGACACCATGA
- a CDS encoding IscS subfamily cysteine desulfurase: MNREKMKDKSQTKVVKKLNYFDYAATTPMRVEAIEVYSKVARHYFGNTQSLHDQGTSAMGLLQKCKGVLGELWDVDPDSIYFTGSASEANQLAIQSLVKGKKGRILANPLDHASVLTVLGELQQQGYQVEWLPLLPSGQLALDKLTELVDTDVLVIICQWVNSETGIIQPLQDIVKIANAFDVPVHCDAVQGFGKYAMGSWTKELGSLVVSGHKFGGPKGCGVVWMNPKNHWQSLYEGTTHQNGFRAGTLDLPSIAATTEAAILAVKEQSKLLEQVTSYYQQLRSALPQNLLVVGEQAEKSSYIMGILGFGIDGQHTMLEANRNQIAFSTGSACKIGHGEAMSALTTLGYASDEARQFVRISFGYQTTQKEVHQLVDWLKLYNIVKEFGTK, from the coding sequence ATGAACCGAGAGAAAATGAAAGACAAGTCACAAACAAAGGTTGTGAAAAAGTTGAACTATTTTGATTATGCCGCGACTACTCCAATGCGCGTTGAAGCAATAGAAGTCTATTCAAAAGTGGCACGTCATTACTTTGGAAATACACAAAGTCTCCATGATCAAGGAACCTCAGCTATGGGATTACTTCAGAAGTGTAAGGGAGTTTTGGGGGAGTTGTGGGACGTCGATCCCGATTCCATCTACTTTACAGGAAGTGCTAGTGAGGCGAACCAATTGGCTATTCAATCATTAGTTAAAGGGAAAAAGGGAAGGATATTAGCGAATCCACTGGATCACGCCAGCGTTCTGACGGTTTTAGGAGAACTGCAACAACAAGGTTATCAAGTGGAATGGCTGCCACTACTCCCGTCAGGACAACTAGCACTTGATAAACTCACTGAGTTAGTAGATACCGATGTGTTAGTCATCATCTGTCAGTGGGTGAATTCAGAGACCGGCATTATCCAACCACTGCAAGATATTGTAAAGATAGCCAACGCCTTTGATGTGCCCGTGCACTGCGATGCCGTTCAAGGATTCGGGAAGTATGCTATGGGTTCTTGGACGAAAGAGCTAGGAAGTTTGGTTGTTTCCGGCCATAAATTTGGAGGGCCCAAGGGATGTGGAGTCGTTTGGATGAACCCAAAGAATCATTGGCAGTCTCTTTATGAGGGGACGACTCATCAGAATGGATTTAGAGCGGGCACACTTGATTTGCCTAGTATCGCTGCTACGACTGAAGCAGCTATCCTTGCAGTAAAGGAACAATCAAAGTTGCTTGAACAAGTAACTAGTTACTATCAACAGCTTCGATCAGCTCTTCCTCAAAACTTACTTGTCGTTGGTGAACAGGCAGAAAAATCTTCGTACATAATGGGGATTTTAGGGTTTGGTATCGATGGTCAGCATACAATGCTCGAAGCCAACCGAAATCAAATAGCTTTTTCAACAGGCAGCGCTTGTAAAATCGGTCATGGTGAAGCCATGTCGGCTCTCACAACTTTAGGTTACGCCAGCGATGAGGCCCGTCAGTTCGTGCGTATATCGTTCGGTTATCAAACGACACAAAAAGAAGTTCACCAACTTGTGGATTGGCTAAAGCTTTACAATATAGTAAAAGAGTTTGGGACAAAATAG
- a CDS encoding response regulator yields the protein MGKKIFWADEAESVFSLLQGALERNKSPIAVISISPLDGLAKIQDDEIISFIRNSDLVFHDPEKDGWWAVLPNSGKREVIAFLKRLEKHFEVDEHAQYRVLFTEVRDPEVKLLTIVKAFKSHTPSLEANKAEFVDGEWVKGVKSTIRVSLIVNEPIVMEVLKRSITTMKLSNFDLDLQTYGDGLAFETSEWYTSAHTHLVILDDVLPKKNGIEIVHFLRNLPSNQKFHIFMLTDRVSEENLINAYQMGIDEVIQKPFNLRLFEALFRRTIERLWFE from the coding sequence ATGGGGAAAAAAATATTTTGGGCGGACGAGGCGGAATCAGTCTTTTCTTTGTTACAAGGAGCCCTGGAGCGCAACAAATCGCCAATTGCTGTTATTTCTATCTCTCCGTTGGATGGTCTAGCTAAGATTCAAGATGATGAAATAATTTCCTTTATTCGTAATTCTGATCTAGTGTTTCATGACCCAGAAAAAGACGGTTGGTGGGCTGTTTTGCCGAATAGTGGCAAACGAGAAGTTATAGCTTTTTTAAAGAGACTTGAGAAGCACTTTGAAGTAGATGAACACGCGCAATATCGCGTATTGTTCACAGAAGTACGTGACCCTGAAGTGAAGCTTTTAACAATTGTTAAAGCGTTTAAAAGTCATACTCCTTCATTAGAAGCTAATAAAGCGGAATTTGTAGATGGAGAATGGGTGAAAGGGGTAAAAAGTACTATTCGCGTTAGTCTTATCGTGAATGAACCGATAGTAATGGAAGTACTCAAACGCTCCATCACTACCATGAAACTTTCCAACTTTGATTTAGACTTACAAACTTATGGAGACGGTTTGGCCTTTGAAACATCTGAGTGGTACACAAGTGCACACACGCATTTAGTTATCTTGGATGATGTGCTTCCTAAGAAAAATGGCATTGAAATTGTCCATTTTTTGCGCAATCTACCAAGCAATCAGAAGTTTCATATCTTCATGTTGACGGATCGAGTCTCAGAAGAAAATTTAATCAATGCGTATCAAATGGGGATTGATGAAGTCATTCAAAAACCTTTTAATCTAAGGTTGTTTGAAGCATTGTTTCGCAGAACAATTGAGAGGTTGTGGTTTGAATGA
- a CDS encoding DegV family protein yields the protein MKLMADSTCDLSQDVITNYDISIIPLTVTIEGTDYKDRLDITTDSYFKKLEAGSESASTGAPSPTLYVDHFNKAIAEGHREILCICMSSGTSASYQSGELGKSQFIEENPNADVEIHIVDSKSMSHGSGWLLMKSAELAKEGQSFEEIVAFVESHKTKVKHFLSVDDLSHLIRSGRISGASALIGKFLNIKPIMSMKAGKGAVVAKERGRNRVLKHYVEEFSKRVDSKNTTFLIIGYSTERQVALDLQKKLQAETSFSGDIHIMQMGVAVATHVGPGGLSMFFMEN from the coding sequence ATGAAACTTATGGCTGATTCGACGTGTGATTTATCACAAGACGTCATTACTAATTACGACATTTCGATTATTCCTCTAACTGTTACTATTGAAGGTACAGACTATAAAGATCGTTTAGATATTACAACGGATAGTTATTTTAAAAAACTTGAAGCAGGAAGTGAATCGGCTTCAACTGGTGCACCAAGTCCTACTCTTTATGTGGACCATTTCAACAAAGCAATCGCAGAAGGACATCGTGAAATCCTGTGCATTTGTATGTCTAGTGGAACAAGCGCTTCTTACCAATCAGGTGAATTAGGAAAATCGCAATTTATTGAAGAGAATCCTAATGCCGATGTAGAAATTCATATCGTTGATTCAAAATCAATGAGCCACGGTAGTGGCTGGTTACTAATGAAGAGTGCGGAGTTGGCAAAAGAAGGGCAATCTTTCGAAGAAATTGTTGCCTTCGTAGAAAGTCACAAAACCAAAGTAAAACACTTCTTGTCTGTTGATGATTTAAGCCATTTAATTCGGAGTGGTCGTATTTCAGGAGCAAGCGCATTGATTGGCAAGTTTTTAAATATTAAACCCATCATGTCGATGAAAGCAGGTAAAGGTGCGGTCGTGGCAAAAGAAAGAGGACGCAACCGTGTGCTTAAGCATTATGTCGAAGAATTTTCGAAGCGTGTTGATTCTAAGAACACAACTTTCTTAATTATTGGGTATTCGACAGAGCGTCAAGTGGCTCTTGATTTACAAAAAAAGCTGCAAGCAGAGACTTCGTTTTCTGGTGATATTCATATCATGCAGATGGGTGTGGCTGTAGCTACTCATGTTGGTCCAGGTGGACTGTCGATGTTCTTTATGGAAAACTAA
- the nadA gene encoding quinolinate synthase NadA, producing MSILELLNDTSTIPTSYTSTPSDELYRRAVAARNKLGERVYILGHHYQKDEVIQFADATGDSLQLSQIAAAQTADTIIFCGVHFMAETADILTAPHQNVILPDLRAGCSMADMATITQTERAWDNLQELFGDTILPLTYVNSTAAIKSFVGKHGGATVTSSNAHHMVKWAFSQKQRLLFLPDQHLGRNTAADLGIPLEHMAIWDPIRNQLEANCAHEDVQVILWKGHCSVHMNFLPKHITHLRATEPDRRILVHPECTHEVVTASDDNGSTSYIIERIKNAPSGSKWAIGTEMNLVNRLISENPHLDIVSLNPFMCPCLTMNRIDLPHLTWTLEELVNGTVINPIRVDEETARYSKLALQRMWDN from the coding sequence ATGAGCATTCTAGAACTACTGAATGATACTTCTACAATTCCGACAAGTTATACATCCACTCCATCAGATGAATTATACAGACGAGCAGTTGCGGCTCGAAATAAGCTAGGAGAACGCGTCTATATACTTGGTCATCATTATCAAAAAGATGAAGTGATTCAGTTTGCAGATGCCACAGGTGATTCTCTGCAACTTTCACAAATTGCTGCTGCACAAACAGCGGATACCATTATTTTTTGCGGCGTTCATTTTATGGCAGAGACCGCAGATATTTTAACGGCTCCTCACCAAAATGTGATTTTACCTGACTTACGCGCAGGATGTTCGATGGCCGATATGGCGACAATCACACAAACAGAACGTGCTTGGGACAATCTCCAAGAACTTTTTGGAGATACGATCCTACCACTTACCTATGTCAATTCGACAGCCGCTATCAAATCATTTGTTGGAAAGCATGGTGGAGCGACGGTCACCTCTTCTAACGCTCATCATATGGTGAAGTGGGCGTTTTCTCAAAAGCAGCGCCTGCTATTTTTACCAGATCAACATCTTGGCCGTAACACGGCAGCAGATTTAGGGATACCTCTAGAGCATATGGCTATTTGGGACCCTATCCGAAATCAACTAGAAGCAAATTGTGCTCATGAAGACGTACAGGTCATTTTATGGAAAGGTCACTGTTCCGTGCATATGAACTTTTTGCCTAAGCATATCACTCATTTACGTGCTACAGAACCTGACCGTCGCATACTGGTCCATCCAGAGTGTACCCATGAAGTAGTTACAGCTTCCGATGATAACGGTTCGACTAGCTATATTATTGAGCGAATAAAAAATGCCCCTTCAGGATCGAAGTGGGCAATCGGCACGGAGATGAATTTAGTCAATCGACTAATTTCAGAGAACCCTCATTTGGATATCGTTTCATTGAATCCATTCATGTGCCCTTGTTTAACAATGAATCGCATTGACCTCCCCCATCTCACGTGGACATTAGAAGAACTTGTCAACGGGACCGTGATCAATCCGATCCGTGTAGATGAAGAAACAGCACGCTACTCCAAACTTGCCTTGCAGCGTATGTGGGATAACTAA